From Bacteroides uniformis:
GAGCATTTCCTTGGGTACGGAAAGTTTTATCTCCTTAACCAGCACTTCGAGCAGCGTGTGGCGGATAAAGTTCTTATTGGTCAGCAGCACGACCTGGCGGGTGGGGCAGGGGATGGCGAAGGAACGTACCAGCTCTTTCTGGGCATCGCCCAGTTGCAGAACGGCCAGTTCGGGGATGAAGGTCACGCCTTTGCCGCTTTCTACCATGCGCATAAAGGTCTCCATGCTGCCCAAGTGATAGGCAAGCTGGCTGGCACGTGCCGACTTCATCTGGCAGAAGCGCACCAGCTGGTCGCGGAAGCAATGGCCCTCGTCGAGCAGCCAAAGCTGTTCGCCGTTCAGGTCGGAAGTACGGATTACCTCGTTGTTGAAGAGGGCGTCTTCGCGCGACACGTAGGCAAAGAACTGTTCATAGAACAACGGCGTCTGCTGCAACTCTTCCATACCTGCCAGACTCGCTACGATACCTGCATCTATCTCTCCCGTCTGCAGGGCTTTCTTGATGTCGTTTGTTTTCATTTCGACTACCCGGATGTCGAGGTCGGGGTATTTCTTCATCAGCTGCGGAAAGAAACGGGGCAGGAGGTAAGGAGCTACGGTGGGAAGTATGCCCAGCTTGAAGGTGCCGGTCAGTGAGTGTTTTTCTTCTTCTATAATATTCTTTATACGGTTGGCTTGAACCAATATATTCTGTGCTTGTTCTATGATGTGGATACCGACGGGAGTGGGGCATACCGGCTGCTGGCTGCGGTCAAAAATCCGGGTGTCCAGTTCCTCTTCCAGTTTCTGAATCATGGCACTGAGGGTGGGCTGTGTCACGCGGCAATATTCGGCTGCTTTGGCAAAGTGGCGGAACTGGTTGACGGCAAGGATGTATTCCAATTGTTGTAAAGTCATGATGAACAAGGCATTTGAAGGTTATGTATAGACTTCGTCTATGCAAAGATAGAAATTATCTGTTTGACAAGCCTTGATTTACCCCTTATCTTTGCAATATCCAAAAGAAAAATAGTATAAATATTTAAAACAATAGAATTATGAAAACTTTAGATTACTTGCATTTGAATGAAAAGAAAGTGGCTGGCGTAGCATCAGCATTGCACCAATTATTGGCCGACTT
This genomic window contains:
- a CDS encoding hydrogen peroxide-inducible genes activator, whose translation is MTLQQLEYILAVNQFRHFAKAAEYCRVTQPTLSAMIQKLEEELDTRIFDRSQQPVCPTPVGIHIIEQAQNILVQANRIKNIIEEEKHSLTGTFKLGILPTVAPYLLPRFFPQLMKKYPDLDIRVVEMKTNDIKKALQTGEIDAGIVASLAGMEELQQTPLFYEQFFAYVSREDALFNNEVIRTSDLNGEQLWLLDEGHCFRDQLVRFCQMKSARASQLAYHLGSMETFMRMVESGKGVTFIPELAVLQLGDAQKELVRSFAIPCPTRQVVLLTNKNFIRHTLLEVLVKEIKLSVPKEMLSLKATQAVV